A region of the Methylomagnum ishizawai genome:
ACGTTCTTCTCGTTTTTTCGTCAACTACAATCTTACCGTCTCTCAAATTATTTCCATTGACAAAAAAATAATCTCCATTGTCATCGTATTCAGGAGTTCCATGAAGGCCATCACCAAGAATTGAAGTAACGTCTTCAAGCCTAACTTTTACCCATTCAGACCGCATATCCTAATACTCCCAACTTCTCCCGAATCACCCCATCCAATTCCGCCCCCTTCGCCATCTGCTCGGCCAGCTTAGCGGTCAATCGCTCCATCTTCTCGGCGAAAGCTTCGTCGTCGTCCTCGGCCTCCTCCGCGCCCACATACCGCCCCGGCGTCAACACGAAACCATGCTCGCGGATTTCGTCCAGCTTCACCGCCCGGCAGAAACCCGGCACGTCCTGATAGTCGCCCTCGCCCGCGACCTCGCCATCCCGCCGCCAGCCATGCACCGCCCCGACAATCCGGGCAATGTCCGCATCGTCGAACACCCGCAGCGTCCGGTTCGCCATCCGCCCCAGCTTGCGGGCGTCGATGAACAACACCTCGCCGCGCCGGTCCCGGCCATGGACGCTCTTGTCCTGGGTCAGGAACCACAGGCAGGCGGGAATCTGGGTGTTGAAGAACAACTGGGGCGGCAGGGCCACCATGCACTCCACCACGTCGCCCTCAACCATCGCTTGGCGGATGGTGCCCTCGCTGTTCTGGTTGGACGACATCGAGCCGTTCGCCAGCACCACCCCGGCCTGACCGTCCGGCTTCAAATGCCACAGGATGTGCTGCAACCACGCGAAGTTGGCGTTCCCGGCGGGCGGCGTGCCGTAGACCCAGCGCTTGTCTTCGATGTACTTCGCGCCGTCCCAATCCGACACGTTGAACGGCGGATTCGCCAGGATGAAATCGGCTTTCAGGTCCGGGTGCTGGTCATTGGCGAAGGTGTCCTTCGGCTCCTTGCCCAGGTTGAAATCCATGCCCCGGATGGCGAGGTTCATCGCGACCAGCCGCCAAGTGGTCGGGTTCGATTCCTGCCCGTAGATGGAAATATCGCCGAACCGCCCGCCGTGACTCTCCACGAACTTCTCGGACTGCACGAACATCCCGCCCGACCCACAGCACGGGTCGTAAACCTTGCCCCGGTGCGGCGACAGCACCTCCACCAGCGCCTTCACCACCGACGCGGGCGTGTAGAACTGCCCGCCCTTCTTGCCCTCGGCGCTGGCGAACTGGCCCAGGAAGTATTCGTAGACCTCGCCCAGCACATCCTTGGCCTTGTCCTTGGCCCCGAAGCCGATTTTGGAAATCAGGTCGATGAGTTCTCCCAGGCGGGAAGGTTCCAACTGGGCACGGGCGAAGCGCTTGTCCAAGATGTTCTTGAGGCTCGGGTTCTCCTCCTCGATGGCGACCAGGGCGTCGTCCACGATGCGGCCTATGTTCGCCTGCTTGGCTTGGTCGCGGAGGGTTTCCCAGCGCGATTCCGGCGGCACCCAGAACACGTTCTCCGAGGTGTAGTAGTCCCGGTCCTCCAAGGCGGTTTCCTGGTCCTCCGGGTCGTCGCTGAAAAACAGGTCCGACTCGACATCGGCGAACTGCCGGGCCAACTCCACCCGCCGCGCCTCGAAGGCGTCCGACACGTACTTGATGAAAATCAGGCCGAGGACGAGGTGCTTGTACTCGGCGGCGTCCATGTTGGAGCGCAGCTTGTCGGCGGTTTCCCAGAGGGTTTTGTGGAGGTTCGGATCGGTCATTCTCAGTGTTATTCAAAACGATGGGATTGGAGTTCGGGCGGCTACCGGCCTGGACTTGTCCGCAAACGGGACTTTTTCATCTATGCGGTGGCCCGGTTTGCGTCACGTGAATTCTACGGATAACCATCGGAAAATTGCAGTTCTTCCCAAACATTGGCCGTTGGCTTCTCCGCGCCGAATAATTGGCGATGCCGGGTTATTCCGCAAGGGGCAAACCGGCTTTGATTCTCTGTACCACCGAAGTCCCCACCCCGTGCTTCTTCGCGGCTTTGAGGATGCCCATCCCCTCGGCCAGGGATTGCTGGATGGCCGCTTCCGTCTCTTCCCCCGTCTTCGGCCTCCCCAGCGCCTTCCCGGTCGCCTTGGCTCGGGCCAATCCCGCGTTCACCCGGTCCCGGATCATCGCCCGCTCGAATTCCGAGAACACCCCCAACATTTGGAACATGGCCCGGCCCGCTGGCGTGGTGGTGTCGATGCCTTGCTGGTGCAGGTACAGGTCCACGCCTAGGTGGTGGATTTCTTCGAGGAAGCCGACCAGGTGTTGCAGGCTCCGCCCCAGGCGGTCCACGCTCCAAGCGGCGTTGCGTTCTTTGCCACTACCTCTTCCTCCTTTAGAAGCTCAAACTCGAATAATTTCGATTATTGGGGCGCTTGATGACAGAATAATCCTACTGCGCGAAACCAACGCCACCCTAGAAGCTATCGCCCAAGCCCTGTTCAAATCCTGGTTCATCGACTTCGAACCGGTGAAAGCCAAGGCCGAAGGCCGGGAACCCGAAGGCATGGACGCGGACACGGCGGCACTATTTCCGAGCGAGTTTGGGGATTCGGAGTTGGGGCCGATTCCGAAAGGATGGGGAATAAATCCGCTGAAAAGCCTTACAGTAAAGATAGGTAGCGGCGCTACTCCGCGTGGCGGGAAGGAAGTTTACTTAGACGATGGAGTGGCTCTGATTAGGAGTCAAAATGTCTATAGAGTTGTTCCTGATGCTAAATCTCTGTAATAGAAGATATTTTGTGGTTCCAGAGACCCGCCGAAAGCGCGAAAAAGTAATCCAGGAAATCGCTTCGATGGTTTCTGATCCGGTGCGTCAAGCAGTGAAAGCGCTTCATTCCACCGATAGCGTGCTCGACCACCACGCGGGTGGAAGCTTGCTTCCGGTTTTCTTCTTTCTGTTTAGGCGTCAATTGCGGATCGGGGTTTTTCTTGGATTTTCTCGGCTTTTTGTGCGGCAGATGTATTTTGGCATCGGGATAATCAGAGTCGGCACCCAGGAATCCCAAGTCGAGCCAGACGTTGAGTTTCTTAAACCAGGGTGAACCGGGCTTGAAAACCGTTTTCATAATCGCATAGTCATGGGTGCGGCCCGCGAAAATGCAGGATAGAAACAAGACCATCCGGTTGAGGTCGGAAATGACGATGGCTTTCACCGTATGTCTTTTTTTTTACCGCTGTAATGTTCTTTCTGGGCGCTATCGTCCTGTGGTCTGACGCAGGGGCACTCCACGCCGTCTATCGCGATATGCTTATATTTTTCAAGCGCTTGCCTGAATTCTGGGGAATCCGTCGGCTGGCGCAAAGGCATGAGGTTCAAATTGCTCAGGACGCGGCCTAGGACCGGCAATAACTTATCGACATGGGCGTGGGCGTGCCCGCCACTGAGGCCGAAATGGAACCCCAGGACATCGAAGGTAGGATAGGTTTTCAGGTAGAAAAGGATGAAGAATAGCTTTTTTTCGGGAGAATCGAGGTATCCCTTTGGACCGCCCTGCTTGACCTGTTTGATTTCGCCATTGAGAACCCGCTCACGGTCGATTTCCAAGCTGGCCGACTCGAAGCGTTTGGTCAAGGCCGTGAATTTGGCTTTGGGCATTCCAATGAGCGCGGCAACGATTCGATCATCGGTTATTTCGGCGAATTTTTCGTAAATCACTTTTGGGTTTCTATTCTGAAGTGAAGAGGAAATTACCACCGATTAAAAATACCATTATATTGCATCGGGTACAAATCTTATGACTCCGAATTTATATGGGATGGCTTGGCCCGTATTTCAGATCAGGCCGCAGACCAATTGAGCGGAGTAGAGGTTAAGGTTAACGACGTTTTACTTAATATTACTGGGGCATCAATCTTGAGAACGTGCGTTGTTGACCCTGAGGTATTGCCAGCCCGAGTTAATCAGCATGTGGTTATAATAAGAGCAAAGCCTGAAATTCCGGCAAGGTTTATTCATTTATACCTGTTGCAACAAAGAACGAAAAATTATCTGATGGGGTTAAATGCCGGGGCTTCTAGAGAAGCAGTCACCAAGGGGCATATTGAGGCCTCCGACCTCATCAACGCCCGCATGGGATCGCTCACCGCCGACGCCGAGCGCTTCTCCGCGTGGCGCACCATCGACGGCAAGACGACCGACCCGCTCGGCCCGATGCGCGAACTGGAAACCCTGGTCCGGGGCGTGTTCGACAAAGCCTTGCTGCTGGAATACCTGCGCCACTTCATCCTGTTCGAGGACGACGGGCAGGTCGCCAAGAAAATCGCCGCCTACCACCAGTTCCACGCCGTGCGGGCCGTGGTGCGGCAGGTGTTGGAGGCCAGCCAACCCGGCGGCAACCGCAAGGGCGGCGTGGTCTGGCACACCCAGGGCGCGGGCAAGAGCATCGAAATGGGCTGCCTCGCCGGGAAAATCATGGTGGACCCGGCCATGAAAAATCCCACCCTGGTGGTCATCACCGACCGCAACGACTTGGACGGCCAGTTGTTCGGCGTGTTCGCCAATGCGCCGGAATTGTTGGGCGAGACGCCGGTCCAGGCCACCTCCCGCCCGGACCTCCGCGCCAAGCTCAACAACCGGCCCTCCGGCGGCATCGTCTTCACCACCATCCAGAAGTTCGTGCCCGGCGAGGACGAGGACAGCTTCCCGGTCCTGACCGAACGCGGGAACGTGGTGGTCATCTGCGACGAGGCCCACCGCAGCCAATACGGCCTCAAGGCCCGCTTCAACAAGGAAACCGGCGCGGTCCAGTACGGCTTCGCCAAATACCTGCGGGACGCCCTGCCCAACGCCACCTTCGTCGCCTTCACCGGCACGCCCATCTCGACCGAGGACAAGGACACCCGCGCCGTGTTCGGCGATTACGTCCACGTCTACGACATCGAGCAGGCGGTCAAGGACGGGGCCACGGTGCCCATCTACTACGAATCCCGCCTCGCCAAGTTGGAACTCAAACCCGAGGAAACCCCGAACATCGACGAGGAGGTCGAGGAACTGACCGAGGACGAGGAAGCCTCCGACCAAGCCCGCCTGAAAAGCCGCTGGGCCGCGCTGGAAAAGCTGGCCGGGGCCGAACCCCGCATCAAGCGTATCGCCGCCGACCTCGTGGCCCATTTCGAGCAACGCCTGACGGTGATGGATGGCAAGGCCATGGTCGTGGGCATGAGCCGGGAAATCTGCGTCCACCTGTACGACGCCCTGGTCGCCCTGCGCCCCGAATGGCACGACGAAGACCCCGAGAAGGGGGCCATCAAGATCGTGATGACCGGCTCGGCGGCGGACAAGGCGCTGCTCAAGCCCCATGTCTACAAGCCCCAGGTCAAGAAGCGGCTGGAAAAGCGCTTCAAGGACCCGAACGACCCGCTGAAAATCGTCATCGTGCGCGATATGTGGCTGACCGGCTTCGACGCGCCCTGCCTACACACGATGTACGTGGACAAGCCGATTCGGGAACACAACCTCATGCAGGCCATCGCCAGGGTCAACCGGGTGTTCAAGGACAAGCCCGGCGGCTTGGTGGTGGACTACATCGGCATCGCCCAGGAATTGAAGCGGGCGCTCAAGACCTACACCACCAGCCAGGGCCGGGGCCGTCCCATGGTGGACGTGGCGGAAGCCTTGTCCCTGGTCATCGAGAAAATCGACGTGGCGCGGGGAATGCTGCACGGCATCGACTACAGCGCCTTCCTCACCGAAGCGCTGAAGCTGTTGCCCATCGCCGCCAACCATGTGCTGGGCCTGGAGGATGGCAAGAAGCGCTTCTCCGACTGCGTGCTGGCCCTCAGCAAAGCCTTTGCCCTCTGCGCCTCGCTGGACGAAGCCGCCGAATACCGGGAGGAAATCGCCTTCTTCCAGGCCATCCGGGCGGCGCTGGCCAAGGGCGACCCTTCCAAGAAGCTGGACGACGACGCCAAGGAACACGCCCTGCGGCAAATCATCTCCAAGGCCGTGGTGTCTGACGAGGTGATAGACATCTTCGCCGCCGCTGGCCTGAATAAGCCCGACGTGGGGATACTCTCGGAAACCTTCCTGGAGGACGTGCGGCGGATGAAGGAAAGGAACCTAGCCGTCGAACTGCTGGAACGGCTGTTGAAGGATGAAATCAAAAGCCGCTTCGCCACCAACGTGGTGCAGAACAAGAAGTTCTCGGAACTGCTGAAAAACTCCCTGACCCGATACCGGAACCGGGCCATCGAGACCGCCCAGGTCATCGAGGAACTGATCCAGATGGCGAAGGAGTTCAACGCCGCCGCCAGCCGGGGGGAGAAGCTGGGGCTGAACGCCGACGAACTGGCCTTCTACGATGCCCTGGAAACCAACGAGTCCTCGGTGCGGGAACTCGGGGACGACATCCTGCGGACCATTGCCAGGGAATTGACCGACAAGCTCCGCAAGAACCTGAGCGTGGATTGGTCGGTGCGGGACGCCGTGCGGGCGCGGCTCCGAATCATGGTGAAGACCATCTTGAAGAAGTACAAATACCCGCCCGATAAGCAGGAGGCCGCGACGGAGACGGTGCTGAGGCAGGCAGAAACGCTATCGGCTGCGTGGGTGGGCTAGCTTTTCAATTAAGGGGGGGCAAAAATGCAAAAAGCCAGTATGAACCGGCTTTTGCTTTTTAAGTCCTTGGATTTATCGGTCGGGGCGGGCTGCTGCGGGCGATCAAAATTAGCGCGAATCCAGAATCATCAGCACTCAAGAGTTGAGTTCGGATTGCTTACACTGCGCTTACATATAATCGAGCAACCCGATAAAGCCAATAAATTTCAATAACTTAAAATTATCTCTTCATCATGTCGAAGAATTCCTGGTTGGTCTTGGTGTCCTTCAGCTTGCCCAGCAGGAACTCACTGGCCGCCATCTCGTCCATAGGCTGGAGAATCTTGCGGAGGATCCAGCATTTTTGCAGTTCGTCCGGCGGCACCAGATATTCCTCGCGGCGGGTGCCGGAACGGTTGATATTGATGGCGGGATACACGCGCTTCTCGGCGATCTTCCGTTCCAGGTGCAATTCGTTGTTGCCGGTGCCCTTGAATTCCTCGTAGATCACCTCGTCCATGCGCGAGCCGGTATCGACCAGGGCCGTGGCGATGATGGTGAGGCTGCCGCCCTCCTCGATATTGCGGGCCGCGCCGAAAAAGCGCTTGGGCCGTTCCAGCGCGTTGGCGTCCACGCCGCCGGTCAGCACCTTGCCCGAGGACGGGATCACGGTGTTGTAGGCGCGGGCCAGACGGGTGATGGAATCCAGCAGGATCACCACGTCGCGCTTATGCTCGACCAGCCGCTTGGCCTTTTCCAGCACCATTTCCGCCACCTGCACATGCCGCGCCGGCGGCTCGTCGAAAGTGCTGGACACCACCTCGCCCTTCACGCTGCGCTGCATCTCGGTCACTTCTTCCGGGCGCTCGTCGATCAGCAACACGATCAGATAGCACTCGGGGTTCTTCTCGGCGACGGAATGGGCGATATTCTGCAAGATCATGGTCTTGCCGGCCTTGGGCGGCGACACGATCAAGCCGCGCTGGCCCTTGCCGATGGGGGCCACCAGGTCGATCACGCGGGCGGTGAGGTCTTCGGTGGTGCCGTTGCCGAGTTCGAGTTCCAGGCGCTCCTTGGGGAACAGCGGGGTCAGGTTGGTGAAGAGGATTTTGTGCTTGGCGTTCTCCGGCGGCTCGTAGTTGATCTGCTCCACCTTGAGCATGGCGAAATAGCGCTCGTTGTCCTTGGGCGGGCGGATCTTGCCGGAAATGGTGTCGCCGGTGCGGAGGCTGAACCTGCGGATCTGGCTGGGGGAGACATAGATATCGTCCGGCCCCGCCAGGAACGAGCTGTCCGCCGACCTCAGGAAACCGAAACCATCGGTGAGGATTTCCAGTACGCCGTCGCCGTAAATGTCCTCTCCGCTCTTGGCCTGTTTCTTCAGGATGGAGAAGATCAAATCCTGTTTGCGGGTCCGGGCCACGCCTTCGATATCGAGGGTCTCGGCGATTTCGATCAGCTCGGAAACAGGCTTACGTTTGAGGTCGGTCAGGTTCATAAATTGAGTTGGGGGTCAAGGGTGTGGAACAAGGGCAAACCAATCGTCTGCGGGAGTGTTCTCGACCGGGGTGTCGAGCCGGAGGAAGCGTGCCGGGGGGCGGCGCGGGCTGGGGGCGGCGAGAGGATGCGGTTCAGGTTAGCATGGTTATGGAAAAACCCGCCCGGCGGGGCCGGCGCGGGTGGATGGGAATCCTCAGAGGTTGTCGTGGATGAACTTGGCCAGCTGGGATTTGGCCAGGGCGCCGACCTTGGTGGCTTCCACTTCGCCGTTCTTGAACAGGATCAGGGTCGGGATGCCGCGCACGTTGTAGCGCTGCGGGACGAGGTTGTTCTCGTCGACATTGAGCTTGGCGACGATCAAGCGTTCGGCGAAATCCTCGGCGATCTCCTCCAGGATCGGCGCGATCATCTTGCAGGGACCGCACCATTCCGCCCAGAAATCGACCAGGACGGGGGTTTCGGACTTCAATACCTTGTCCTCGAACTCGGCATCGCTCACATAAAGGATGTTATCGCTCACAATGGTCTCCACATTGTCGGATGGAAGGGGATGGATTGGGGTGCTATCGGGGGCGGCCGCAGGGGGCGGCGCTGGACGGGCTGGCATTTCCTTGCGAGTGGGGCCATTTCAGCCTAAACCCGCCCCAAATGCAAGCCCCGTGTTTCCAGGGGGTTTTCAA
Encoded here:
- a CDS encoding type I restriction-modification system subunit M, which translates into the protein MTDPNLHKTLWETADKLRSNMDAAEYKHLVLGLIFIKYVSDAFEARRVELARQFADVESDLFFSDDPEDQETALEDRDYYTSENVFWVPPESRWETLRDQAKQANIGRIVDDALVAIEEENPSLKNILDKRFARAQLEPSRLGELIDLISKIGFGAKDKAKDVLGEVYEYFLGQFASAEGKKGGQFYTPASVVKALVEVLSPHRGKVYDPCCGSGGMFVQSEKFVESHGGRFGDISIYGQESNPTTWRLVAMNLAIRGMDFNLGKEPKDTFANDQHPDLKADFILANPPFNVSDWDGAKYIEDKRWVYGTPPAGNANFAWLQHILWHLKPDGQAGVVLANGSMSSNQNSEGTIRQAMVEGDVVECMVALPPQLFFNTQIPACLWFLTQDKSVHGRDRRGEVLFIDARKLGRMANRTLRVFDDADIARIVGAVHGWRRDGEVAGEGDYQDVPGFCRAVKLDEIREHGFVLTPGRYVGAEEAEDDDEAFAEKMERLTAKLAEQMAKGAELDGVIREKLGVLGYAV
- a CDS encoding recombinase family protein translates to MDRLGRSLQHLVGFLEEIHHLGVDLYLHQQGIDTTTPAGRAMFQMLGVFSEFERAMIRDRVNAGLARAKATGKALGRPKTGEETEAAIQQSLAEGMGILKAAKKHGVGTSVVQRIKAGLPLAE
- a CDS encoding restriction endonuclease subunit S, with amino-acid sequence MPLPLPPLEAQTRIISIIGALDDRIILLRETNATLEAIAQALFKSWFIDFEPVKAKAEGREPEGMDADTAALFPSEFGDSELGPIPKGWGINPLKSLTVKIGSGATPRGGKEVYLDDGVALIRSQNVYRVVPDAKSL
- a CDS encoding transposase family protein; this translates as MKAIVISDLNRMVLFLSCIFAGRTHDYAIMKTVFKPGSPWFKKLNVWLDLGFLGADSDYPDAKIHLPHKKPRKSKKNPDPQLTPKQKEENRKQASTRVVVEHAIGGMKRFHCLTHRIRNHRSDFLDYFFALSAGLWNHKISSITEI
- a CDS encoding helix-turn-helix domain-containing protein, whose amino-acid sequence is MIYEKFAEITDDRIVAALIGMPKAKFTALTKRFESASLEIDRERVLNGEIKQVKQGGPKGYLDSPEKKLFFILFYLKTYPTFDVLGFHFGLSGGHAHAHVDKLLPVLGRVLSNLNLMPLRQPTDSPEFRQALEKYKHIAIDGVECPCVRPQDDSAQKEHYSGKKKDIR
- a CDS encoding type I restriction endonuclease subunit R; this encodes MGLNAGASREAVTKGHIEASDLINARMGSLTADAERFSAWRTIDGKTTDPLGPMRELETLVRGVFDKALLLEYLRHFILFEDDGQVAKKIAAYHQFHAVRAVVRQVLEASQPGGNRKGGVVWHTQGAGKSIEMGCLAGKIMVDPAMKNPTLVVITDRNDLDGQLFGVFANAPELLGETPVQATSRPDLRAKLNNRPSGGIVFTTIQKFVPGEDEDSFPVLTERGNVVVICDEAHRSQYGLKARFNKETGAVQYGFAKYLRDALPNATFVAFTGTPISTEDKDTRAVFGDYVHVYDIEQAVKDGATVPIYYESRLAKLELKPEETPNIDEEVEELTEDEEASDQARLKSRWAALEKLAGAEPRIKRIAADLVAHFEQRLTVMDGKAMVVGMSREICVHLYDALVALRPEWHDEDPEKGAIKIVMTGSAADKALLKPHVYKPQVKKRLEKRFKDPNDPLKIVIVRDMWLTGFDAPCLHTMYVDKPIREHNLMQAIARVNRVFKDKPGGLVVDYIGIAQELKRALKTYTTSQGRGRPMVDVAEALSLVIEKIDVARGMLHGIDYSAFLTEALKLLPIAANHVLGLEDGKKRFSDCVLALSKAFALCASLDEAAEYREEIAFFQAIRAALAKGDPSKKLDDDAKEHALRQIISKAVVSDEVIDIFAAAGLNKPDVGILSETFLEDVRRMKERNLAVELLERLLKDEIKSRFATNVVQNKKFSELLKNSLTRYRNRAIETAQVIEELIQMAKEFNAAASRGEKLGLNADELAFYDALETNESSVRELGDDILRTIARELTDKLRKNLSVDWSVRDAVRARLRIMVKTILKKYKYPPDKQEAATETVLRQAETLSAAWVG
- the rho gene encoding transcription termination factor Rho, whose amino-acid sequence is MNLTDLKRKPVSELIEIAETLDIEGVARTRKQDLIFSILKKQAKSGEDIYGDGVLEILTDGFGFLRSADSSFLAGPDDIYVSPSQIRRFSLRTGDTISGKIRPPKDNERYFAMLKVEQINYEPPENAKHKILFTNLTPLFPKERLELELGNGTTEDLTARVIDLVAPIGKGQRGLIVSPPKAGKTMILQNIAHSVAEKNPECYLIVLLIDERPEEVTEMQRSVKGEVVSSTFDEPPARHVQVAEMVLEKAKRLVEHKRDVVILLDSITRLARAYNTVIPSSGKVLTGGVDANALERPKRFFGAARNIEEGGSLTIIATALVDTGSRMDEVIYEEFKGTGNNELHLERKIAEKRVYPAININRSGTRREEYLVPPDELQKCWILRKILQPMDEMAASEFLLGKLKDTKTNQEFFDMMKR
- the trxA gene encoding thioredoxin TrxA, which gives rise to MSDNILYVSDAEFEDKVLKSETPVLVDFWAEWCGPCKMIAPILEEIAEDFAERLIVAKLNVDENNLVPQRYNVRGIPTLILFKNGEVEATKVGALAKSQLAKFIHDNL